The Candidatus Aminicenantes bacterium genomic interval GCGTTCTCCAGCCTGGCACCCGGCTCGTTTTTGACCGCCCCGGTATCGAAGAAATAGTACTTGGCTGCTTTGAGGATGCTGCGGCTGATCTGCTTGTGATAGGGGCGAACGGGAAAAATCACATACAGGCTTTCCAACAACGTCAACCAATGTTTGACCGTCTGGACGGAAACTTCCAGATCCCGGGCCAGCGAGCTGAACGAGACCGTGCTTCCCACCCGGTCTCGCAAAAGATCAATCAGGATTTCAATGGCTTTGATATCACGAACAGCGTTCAGATCCATCAGATCCTGGCGGACGATGGTGTCCAGATGGCTTCGTCTCCAACGACGGGCAAATGTTTCCTCTCCCCTTAAGTACACTTCACAAAAGCCTCCGGTGGCCAGAATTCCGTCCAAGGCTTTTTGCGGATCTGTTTCCAGATAACGAACGATCTCAGCCACAGATAGGGGATGCAGGCGATAATGAAAAAAGCGCCCGGCCAGGGAGTCGTCTCCTTTGCGGTAGGTGTCCAACCGGGCTGAACCGGTAACGAGAAGACCCGGTGGAATGCCTTCCGTGTCGAATGCTCCCTTGATCCAGGACTTCCACTTTTTCTTTTTGTGCAGTTCATCGAAAACCACCAGAGGTACGGAGCGATCCCATTCGGCGTCTTGAATCATTTTACGGTCATGCGCGGAATCGAAGTTCAGATAAGCATGTGGATTGATCAATTGTCGCGCGAGTGTGGTTTTGCCGACCTGCCTGGGACCGGACAGGAATACGATCTTCTGGGCGAGATCGCGGACGACGAAGGGTTCAAGGTATCGTTTCACATGACCATTATAAACCCTACTTAAAATTAGTCAAGACTTTTTTTAAGTAGGGTTCAAAAAAGTCAGATCATCCCGGGTTTTTGGTATCGCTTGTATTTAGGCTGCTTTATTTAACAAAATGCTTTTCAGGCAAATCAGCGAAGGATGCTCCACCCATTCCGTCCTTTCCAATTGTCCTTAGCACCAGGGATCATCTGCAACACACTTAATAGTCCCGCAGCCGACTTTCCGGCGGGCTATTCAATGAAAATAACAAAGCGGGTCATACGCATAACAATCATAATGTGTATAGACTTTTCCATCTTCGCAGCGGATTCGCCATATTGAATGGCATATCGGATCATTGAACATTCCACCACCGATGCAAGCGCCATAGAATTTTTGCGGGAACAAACACTCCATTCCAATGGTTGCACGATAAAAATCGCAAAAACTACCTGCGGCATACAATGCATTGTCTCCGCAATAATTGGGGTTGACGGCCAAGACCTGTAGCGAAAACAAAAACACCAGCATGAGGACGAAACAATAACCCACAACAAAAATCCGTTTATTCATTCTTCCCCTCCTCATAGATCATGATCGTCAGGTTGTTAAACTGATTCCGGTTGATTGAGTAAAACTTATTATCTCGCTTGCTTTTCACCTGCACGATGGAACGGCTGTGATTGGAAATGGAGTATACCTGGATCAACTTGCCGGAAAGGTCGAATTGGTACAAATAGTTTTTCTTACCACTCCTGAAATTTCCATAATTCAGAAAGAACCGGTCCGCATGATCTCCATCCAGAATCAAATCACCGAAAAATGGAGAAAACACTCCGCCTTTTCTTGAACCTTCTAAAGCCGTCTCTCTGTAGTCCCGGAGGGCTTTTCCCGGCCATAACCTCAAGGTTTTTATCAACTCTCCTTCATGGAAAACCCATAACATCCCGGATGCGGATGAATATGCCAGTAATTGATCCAACGTATTTACGGTAAAGAATGGCATCATCTCACTGACATATGCATACCAGCTGTTCGGCATTCTTGTTGGATATTTGAATGGTTTCATTTTGAATTCGACATACAGGCCAATCTTCAATTCCGACCGGTCCAGGTAACCACGGACAAAATCACCATTAGAATTCAGGCAATCAATGCAATATCGATTTCCGGGATAGTTATCGCTGTGAAGATAGCGGGTCACCCCCGGCTGGCCCTGCTTGCCGCGTTCATCCTGGAGTTGCTGTTGCCCCTGAACCTGTTGTTACTGGCAATGCTGGTATTTCCACTGGGGATCTTTGCAGCCCTGAAACTGGCTTCTTTCCATGCCGCCATGGGCCTGGTGCTGGCTGCGGCAATCCTGCTGGATGTTTCCTGGATGCCTTTCTCCGCTCCCGGAATGGCTGAAGAGGAAGGCGTCAAACTGGCCGCGGTCCGCTGGCTACTGGGTGCTTTTATCTATTATTGGAGCATGCGCTTCCTTGGGAGTGTCGCCCTCAAGGGTGGCACGACGGCGGTCCTGGTGGGTGCGCTTCCGATTCCGACCGCCGCGATACTGGTGATGGTTCTTTACGTCCGCGGACGCAACAATGTCTTGTTGTTTGAGACGGAATCATAGTCCGCCGGAACTATCGAGGTAATCCGATGCGGAAGGGTGCGGCGGGGGTGGGTTTCCACCCCCGCCGGTATTGAGATGAACGTGGGGATTACTTTTCGCGGGGGAAGGGCCAGGCCACGATACCGCCTTCCATGACCTTGACATTGTTGTAGCCCTTGCCCTTAAGGCAGGTATAAGCCTCGTAACCACGCAGTGAAATCTTGCAGTAGACGATGATCTCCGCGTTCGGGTCCCGGGGGAGCTTGTCGAAGTTGCTGCGCAGTTTTCCCAGGGGGATCAGGGTTTCGCCGATGCCCAGGCGCATGGCCTCGTACTCGTCCGGGCCGCGCACGTCCAGGAAGAATGGTTTCTCGCCCGCATCCAGCTTGGCCTTGACATCCAGGGCGGAGATACCCTCCATGCGGCCCATGCACTTGTTCTGCAGCACGTGGGCGGCGATGATGAAGTTGTCGATGGCGGGTGAGAAAGGCGGCGCGTAAGGCAGGTCGAGGTTGACCAGGTCGAACACCCGCATCTTGGCGTGGATGGCCATGGCGCCGATGGCCAAGCGTTTGGATACATCGCCCGTGCCGATTGCCTGCATGCCCAGCAGTCGGCAGGTGGTGCGGTCCGCCACCAGCTTGATGATCACCGGCTTGGCGCCCATGAAACCGGGCTTGTCCGGGGCCGCCTGGATGGCTGTCATGATGTTGGAATAGCCCAGGCGCTTGGCCTGTTTTTCCGACAACCCGGTGCTGCCGGCCACGTAGTCGAAGACCTTGCAGATCCCCGTGCCGATGAAACCGTCGTACTCCACGTTGTTTCCCAGCACCATGTTCTGGGCGGCCACGCGTCCCTCCAGGTTGGCCGCGTCACCCATGGGCCAGGGCATTTTCTGGTGGGTCACCAGGTTGGTCACCTCCACGCAGTCACCGCCGGCGTAGATGTCCGCATCCGATGTCTGCATAAAGGTGTTGACCGTGATGCCGCCGCTTGCGCCGACATCAAGGCCGGCATCCCGCGCCAGGCCGGAGTTGGGCCGCACGCCGATGGCCACGACAGCCAGGTCGCAATCCAGGACACGACCGTCCGCCAGCTTGACTCCCGTCACCTTGCCGTTTTCGCCCAGGAACTCAGCCACGCCGCACCCGGTGATCACCTCGCTGCCCTTGGCGCGGATATGGTTCTCGATGTGCTTGGCCATCTCCCAATCCAGGAAGGAGAGCACCTGGTCAAGCATCTCGACAACCGTGATCTGCACGCCCCCGAGTTGCAGGGCCTCACAGGTTTCGATGCCGATGAGTCCACCGCCTACGATGACCGCCTTTTTCAAGTTGCCCGAAGCCAGGCGCTCTTTCAGATAGATGGCGTCCTCCATGCTCTGCATCGTGGTGACCCCTTCCAGGTCCTTTCCCGGCAGGTGGGGCATGATGGCGCTGGCACCGGTGGCGATAAAGAGCCTGTCGTAAGACTGGTTGCTCTCCGCCCCGGTCTCCAGGTTGCGCATGTGAACCATTTTCTTTTCACGGTCAATGGACGTCACTTCCGTGGAGGTCATTGCCTTGATATTTTTGACATTGGAAAAAAATTCCGGGTCGCGCTGCGCGCCCGTGGGTGTAGAGATCAACTGGTTGGGGTCGTCGAATACCCCGCCCACGAAATAGGGAAAACCGCAGGATGCCATGGACAGGTACTTGCCTTTCTGGATCATGATGATTTCCGCATCGCAAGCCATCCTGCGGATCTTGGCCGCGGTTTTCGGACCGGCGGCTGATCCGCCGATTATCACATAGGTTTTGGACATTTTTCCTCCTGTGTATACAAGTAAACGTTTGCAATTGAGACTATACACAAAAAAACTTGATTTTCCCAGTAAAACTACATAATCTCTCCAGATTTTACCCATTTCCGTTCGGATTAATGAAACTGCCTGAATAACGTAATGGACTGAATCAACGATGTCGGACCTTGGGCCATGTTGTCAAGTCCCGTCTCCTGATACCTGTCTAAATAAAGTTGAAGAGTTGGAAAGTTGAAGAGGGAAGAAGTGAAAAGAGTTTGGCGCAATTTGAGTAAGCGCGACTACATTTACTGGTGGGTTGACGGGGTATATTTTAATGTTCGGTTGGAAGGAGAGCGTAATTGCATTCTGATGATCATTGGAGTAACTCAAGACGGACACAAGGAGTTGTTGGCCATTTCAGACGGTATACGCGAGAGCGAGTTGTCATGGATGGAGTTGTTGCCGGATCTGAAGCAACGCGGCATCAGAACTGGTCCGCTGTTGGCAACGGGTGACGGTTCATTGGGGTTCTGGAAAGCCCTTTACAAGGTTTTCCCTCTGACAAAGCAACAGCGGTGTTGGGTTCACAAGACGGCCAACGTGCTCGATAAGCTTCCGAAAAAGCTCCAGGAGCAGGCCAAGAAAGATATCCACAGCATCTACCTGGCAGAGAGCAAGAAGAAAGCCCTGGAAGTTTTCTCATACTTTGAGAAGAAATATGCCCACTACGAGAAAGCGGTTCAATGCCTGGTCAAGAGTAAGGATGAGACCTTGGCATTCTATGACTTTCCAAAGGAACACTGGAGACATATCCGCTCCACTAATCCAATCGAATCAGCGTTCGCCACAGTGCGCTTGCGAACACATAAAACCAAAGGTTGTGGCTCGAGCAAAGCT includes:
- a CDS encoding ATP-binding protein, with the protein product MKRYLEPFVVRDLAQKIVFLSGPRQVGKTTLARQLINPHAYLNFDSAHDRKMIQDAEWDRSVPLVVFDELHKKKKWKSWIKGAFDTEGIPPGLLVTGSARLDTYRKGDDSLAGRFFHYRLHPLSVAEIVRYLETDPQKALDGILATGGFCEVYLRGEETFARRWRRSHLDTIVRQDLMDLNAVRDIKAIEILIDLLRDRVGSTVSFSSLARDLEVSVQTVKHWLTLLESLYVIFPVRPYHKQISRSILKAAKYYFFDTGAVKNEPGARLENAVATALLKEAHFLEDTLGHRMQLCYLRDKEKREVDFLVVRDGKPEKMIEVKLKEESFSPSLFYFSRFFQNIERFQVVYALRRARSKDGAVMHRAAEFLAGLKA
- a CDS encoding pyridine nucleotide-disulfide oxidoreductase, with protein sequence MSKTYVIIGGSAAGPKTAAKIRRMACDAEIIMIQKGKYLSMASCGFPYFVGGVFDDPNQLISTPTGAQRDPEFFSNVKNIKAMTSTEVTSIDREKKMVHMRNLETGAESNQSYDRLFIATGASAIMPHLPGKDLEGVTTMQSMEDAIYLKERLASGNLKKAVIVGGGLIGIETCEALQLGGVQITVVEMLDQVLSFLDWEMAKHIENHIRAKGSEVITGCGVAEFLGENGKVTGVKLADGRVLDCDLAVVAIGVRPNSGLARDAGLDVGASGGITVNTFMQTSDADIYAGGDCVEVTNLVTHQKMPWPMGDAANLEGRVAAQNMVLGNNVEYDGFIGTGICKVFDYVAGSTGLSEKQAKRLGYSNIMTAIQAAPDKPGFMGAKPVIIKLVADRTTCRLLGMQAIGTGDVSKRLAIGAMAIHAKMRVFDLVNLDLPYAPPFSPAIDNFIIAAHVLQNKCMGRMEGISALDVKAKLDAGEKPFFLDVRGPDEYEAMRLGIGETLIPLGKLRSNFDKLPRDPNAEIIVYCKISLRGYEAYTCLKGKGYNNVKVMEGGIVAWPFPREK
- a CDS encoding IS256 family transposase, which produces MKREEVKRVWRNLSKRDYIYWWVDGVYFNVRLEGERNCILMIIGVTQDGHKELLAISDGIRESELSWMELLPDLKQRGIRTGPLLATGDGSLGFWKALYKVFPLTKQQRCWVHKTANVLDKLPKKLQEQAKKDIHSIYLAESKKKALEVFSYFEKKYAHYEKAVQCLVKSKDETLAFYDFPKEHWRHIRSTNPIESAFATVRLRTHKTKGCGSSKATLTMVFKLAQAAEKGWQRIHSHQLLVLVASGVKFQDGVMHAA